From Anoplopoma fimbria isolate UVic2021 breed Golden Eagle Sablefish chromosome 11, Afim_UVic_2022, whole genome shotgun sequence, one genomic window encodes:
- the LOC129099052 gene encoding ADP-ribosylation factor-binding protein GGA1-like — translation MAAPPDAESLESRINRATNPLNRDTDWSSINAFCDQLNNDLEGPQLATRLLAHKIQSPQEWEAMQALLVLETCMKNCGKRFHSEVGKFRFLNELIKVVSPKYLGSRSPEPVKKKVLELIFSWTLGLPDEAKISDAYQMLKKQGIIKQDPELPPDKLLNLPPPRPKNAIFEDEEKSKMLSRLLNSSHPEDLKAANKLIKEMVQEDQKRAEKVSKRVNAIQEVNESVSLLTQLLQDYDGTADNQQNAELLQDLYQRCEKMRPTLFRLASDTEDNDEALAEILQANDSLTQVINQYKQQVKGEIVNANNTLNTQRTTGGGTALLDLSGLDTSPQSPPSFPEFPTPTDSLNAPSQEMGISLLDDELMSLGLSEGTHTSNPHSQPEDSTAWDSFQSSDSIDTDIPAAPSLLLSPDPPSYSQPLSSGSTPGNSALDELDLLGKTLMQQSLPPEGLQVKWDKQQCKPTLRDLQSKSVCNVTPNPIPTFAVEHPAPLLNSQPGPAATLLDMSPTHTETPSADFTLTDVFVPLESIKPSSLLPVTVFDGHSLRVLFHFARDSPPSRPDVLVVIISMLSSAPVPVSNINFQTTAPKPMAVKLQPPSGTELPAFNPILPPAAVTQILLLANPNKEKVQLQYSLTFTMGEQEHSESGSLEQFPPPETWGNL, via the exons ATGGCTGCGCCGCCCGACGCGGAGAGTTTGGAGTCTCGTATCA ACAGAGCCACAAACCCACtcaacagagacacagactgGAGCAGCATCAATGCTTTCTGTGACCAGCTCAACAATGACTTGGAGGG TCCTCAGCTTGCCACCAGGCTCCTGGCCCACAAGATCCAATCTCCACAGGAGTGGGAGGCCATGCAGGCACTGCTG GTTCTGGAGACGTGTATGAAAAACTGTGGGAAAAGGTTTCACAGTGAAGTTGGCAAGTTCCGTTTTCTTAATGAACTCATCAAAGTAGTTTCTCCAAAG TACCTGGGCTCACGGTCACCAGAGCCAGTGAAAAAGAAGGTTTTGGAGTTGATCTTTAGCTGGACTTTGGGGTTACCTGATGAGGCCAAGATCTCAGATGCCTATCAGATGCTGAAAAAACAAG GTATTATTAAACAAGACCCAGAGCTGCCACCTGACAAACTGCTGAACCTTCCCCCACCCAGACCCAAGAATGCCATTTTTGAGGATGAGGAGAAGTCAAAG ATGTTGTCCCGCCTGTTGAATAGCTCGCACCCTGAGGACCTAAAAGCTGCCAACAAACTCATCAAGGAAATGGTCCAAGAG GATCAGAAGCGAGCAGAGAAGGTTTCAAAGCGAGTGAACGCTATTCAGGAGGTGAATGAGAGCGTCAGTCTGCTGACTCAGCTTCTGCAGGACTATGACGGCACCGCCGACAATCAGCAAAACGCTGAACTATTACAG GATCTGTACCAGCGCTGTGAGAAAATGAGACCGACACTGTTCAGACTGGCAAGTGATACGGAGGACAACGACGAGGCTCTGG CTGAGATCCTGCAGGCAAACGACAGCCTGACTCAGGTCATCAACCAGTACAAACAGCAGGTGAAGGGGGAGATAGTGAACGCcaacaacacattaaacacacagaggacaaCAG GAGGAGGGACGGCACTGCTAGATCTGTCAGGATTGGACACATCACCACAGTCGCCTCCGTCCTTCCCAGAGTTCCCCACCCCAACAGACAGCCTCAACGCCCCTTCGCAAGAGATGGGGATCAGTCTCCTGGACGACGAGCTCATGTCACTCG GTCTAAGTGAAGGAACACACACCTCCAACCCTCACTCACAGCCTGAGGACTCCACCGCATGGGACTCCTTCCAG TCCTCTGACAGCATAGACACAGACATCCCAGCAGCACCCAGTCTCCTCCTGAGTCCAGACCCCCCCTCCTACTCTCAGCCACTTTCGTCTGGCTCCACCCCCGGGAACTCGGCCCTGGACGAGCTGGACCTGCTGGGAAAGACGCTGATGCAGCAGTCCCTGCCTCCAGAGGGCCTGCAGGTCAAATG GGACAAGCAGCAGTGTAAACCAACTCTGAGGGATCTGCAGAGCAAGTCTGTGTGCAACGTCACCCCAAACCCCATACCAACCTTCGCCGTCGAACATCCCGCACCTCTCCTCAACTCTCAGCCCGGCCCTGCAGCGACGTTGCTGGATATGTCCCCGACTCACACCGAGACACCGTCTGCAGACTTCACCCTGACTGATGTTTTTGTACCGCTAGAATCCATTAAGCCCA GTAGTCTGTTACCTGTGACTGTGTTTGACGGACACAGTCTGCGGGTTCTCTTTCACTTCGCTCGGGACTCGCCTCCCTCTCGTCCCGATGTGCTGGTGGTGATCATCTCCATGTTGTCATCCGCTCCCGTCCCCGTCAGTAACATCAATTTCCAGACCACGGCTCCAAAG CCTATGGCAGTGAAGCTTCAGCCCCCATCAGGAACAGAGCTCCCAGCGTTCAACCCCAtccttcctcctgctgctgtcacacagaTCCTGCTGCTGGCAAACCCAAACAAG GAGAAAGTGCAGCTGCAGTACAGTTTAACCTTCACCATGGGAGAGCAGGAGCACAGCGAGAGCGGCAGTCTAGAACAGTTTCCTCCTCCAGAGACGTGGGGGAACCTATAG
- the LOC129099053 gene encoding probable ATP-dependent RNA helicase DDX17 — protein MRGSYGDRDRDRGRDRGSPRFGSSRGGPTPGKKFGNPGDRLRKKRWDLDELPKFEKNFYSEHAEVQRMSQYDVEEFCRKKEITVRGTGCPKPVTNFHQAQFPQYVLDVLMQQNFKEPTAIQAQGFPLALSGRDMVGIAQTGSGKTLSYLLPAIVHINHQPYLERGDGPICLVLAPTRELAQQVQQVAFDYGKSSRIKSTCVYGGAPKGPQIRDLERGVEICIATPGRLIDFLEAGKTNLRHCTFLVLDEADRMLDMGFEPQIRKIVDQIRPDRQTLMWSATWPKDVRQLAEDFLKDYVQINVGALELSANHNILQIVDVCIESEKDNKLIQLMEEIMAEKENKTIIFVETKKRCDDLTRRMRRDGWPAMCIHGDKSQPERDWVLSEFRSGKAPILIATDVASRGLDVEDVKFVINYDYPNSSEDYIHRIGRTARSTNKGTAYTFFTPGNLRQARELIRVLEEARQAINPKLLQLVDTGRGGGGRPRFRGGSNSNNPNLMYQDECDRRMRSVGGSGSAKESRGSNNSSSSSSSSSYGRDSRDGHRGSSRDGERSSSSSSSSYRDRSSRDGGRSYSSSTNSYQNNNNGSSSSSRSSSGSGSVGVGQAPPSSSGPQPLMAKQFNPPQPMLGLMGHSPFQFAPPLPPPPSGRK, from the exons ATGAGAGGTTCGTACGGAGACAGAGACCGAGACCGAGGCCGTGACAGAGG CAGCCCTCGCTTCGGGTCCAGCAGAGGCGGCCCAACACCGGGTAAAAAGTTTGGGAACCCCGGGGACCGTTTACGGAAGAAGAGATGGGACCTGGACGAGCTTCCTAAATTTGAGAAGAACTTTTACAGTGAACATGCAGAAGTGCAGCGAATGAGCCAG TATGATGTTGAGGAGTTTTGCAGGAAGAAAGAAATCACTGTTCGAGGTACAGGCTGCCCAAAGCCTGTCACCAACTTCCATCAGGCACAGTTTCCCC AATATGTATTGGATGTACTCATGCAGCAGAATTTCAAGGAGCCCACAGCCATTCAGGCACAAGGCTTCCCTCTGGCCCTCAGCGGGAGAGACATGGTGGGCATTGCTCAGACTGGCTCTGGGAAGACCTTATCG tacCTCCTGCCTGCCATTGTGCACATCAATCATCAGCCCTACTTGGAGCGTGGAGATGGGCCCATT TGCTTGGTCCTGGCCCCCACAAGAGAACTGGCGCAGCAGGTCCAGCAGGTGGCATTCGATTATGGAAAGTCCTCCCGCATCAAAAGCACTTGTGTGTATGGGGGTGCTCCCAAGGGACCTCAAATAAGAGACCTGGAGAGAG GTGTTGAGATCTGCATTGCCACACCAGGTCGTCTGATTGACTTTCTTGAGGCTGGAAAGACAAACCTGCGACACTGCACTTTCTTGGTTCTGGATGAAGCTGACCGCATGCTGGATATGGGTTTTGAACCACAGATTCGCAAGATTGTGGACCAGATCAGG CCCGACAGACAGACCCTGATGTGGAGCGCTACGTGGCCTAAAGATGTCCGCCAGCTGGCAGAGGACTTCCTGAAAGACTATGTCCAAATCAATGTCGGAGCACTGGAGCTCAGCGCCAACCACAACATCCTTCAGATAGTTGATGTCTGTATCGAGAGTGAGAAGGACAACAA GTTGATCCAGCTGATGGAGGAGATCATGGCTGAGAAAGAGAACAAGACCATCATCTTCGTGGAGACCAAGAAACGATGTGACGATCTCACACGCAGGATGAGACGTGATGG GTGGCCAGCGATGTGTATTCATGGCGACAAGAGCCAGCCAGAGAGAGACTGGGTGTTATCtg AGTTCCGTAGCGGCAAAGCTCCTATCCTCATTGCTACTGACGTGGCCTCGCGTGGTTTGG ATGTGGAGGATGTCAAGTTTGTCATCAACTATGACTATCCCAACTCATCGGAGGATTACATCCATCGCATTGGCCGCACAGCCCGCAGCACCAACAAAGGCACCGCCTACACCTTCTTCACCCCGGGGAACCTCCGCCAGGCCCGCGAGCTGATCCGGGTGCTGGAAGAGGCCCGACAGGCCATCAATCCcaaactgctgcagctggtcGATACTGGAcgtggaggag GTGGCCGTCCTCGTTTTCGCGGTGGCTCCAATTCAAACAATCCCAACCTGATGTACCAGGACGAGTGTGACAGGCGAATGCGTTCTGTGGGTGGGAGCGGCAGCGCCAAGGAGAGCCGcggcagcaacaacagcagcagcagcagcagcagcagcagctatgGCCGTGACAGTCGAGATGGCCACAGAGGAAGCAGCCGTGACGGGGaacgctcctcctcctcatcttcctcctcctacaGAGATCGCAGCAGCAGGGACGGAGGGCGCAGCTATAGCTCCAGCACCAACTCATAccagaacaacaacaacggcagcagcagcagctccaggagCAGCTCTGGGTCGGGGAGTGTTGGAGTGGGGCAGGCCCCGCCCTCTTCATCGGGCCCCCAGCCTCTAATGGCCAAGCAGTTCAACCCTCCCCAGCCCATGCTTGGGCTGATGGGGCACTCCCCATTCCAGTTTGCTCCTCCACTGCCACCCCCTCCGTCAGGCAGAAAGTAA